In Persicimonas caeni, a single window of DNA contains:
- a CDS encoding T9SS type A sorting domain-containing protein, translating into MRAFFRRAFYSHEICVLALVALIGTLGMLPADLDAKSRDSDASRMQARKIGFPSNQSDSLKPPADRVDWSYFKLTEKARVSLTVEFSKAEVGGRVVLTSATGRELAASSQSGSKASLSASLAPGIYYVSVSASKAASYTLSVRE; encoded by the coding sequence ATGCGGGCATTTTTTCGACGAGCATTCTACTCGCACGAGATATGTGTCCTCGCGCTGGTCGCTCTCATTGGTACTCTGGGCATGCTCCCGGCAGACCTCGACGCCAAGAGTCGCGACTCCGATGCCAGTCGCATGCAAGCCCGAAAGATTGGCTTCCCCTCGAATCAGTCCGATTCCCTAAAGCCCCCGGCCGATCGGGTCGACTGGTCCTATTTCAAGCTCACAGAGAAGGCGCGAGTCAGCCTCACGGTCGAATTCTCCAAGGCCGAGGTGGGCGGTCGTGTGGTGCTGACCAGCGCGACCGGCCGCGAACTCGCCGCGTCCTCGCAATCAGGTTCGAAGGCGAGTTTGAGCGCATCGCTGGCCCCGGGGATCTACTACGTGAGCGTGAGCGCTTCCAAGGCGGCTTCCTACACGCTATCGGTGCGTGAGTAG
- a CDS encoding quinone-dependent dihydroorotate dehydrogenase has protein sequence MLYKKVVRPILFRFDPESVHHFVMKWLRVALGLSFVRAIVKRWCCVHTSSLEQTMWGLEFDNPVGLAAGFDKNAEHFNELASLGFGYVEIGTVTGEGQVGNERPRMFRLPEDRGLLNRMGFNNHGSSVVAARLAKKRIEPLLGVNIGKTKVVPLDEAPADYEKSFRRLFDFARYFVVNVSSPNTPGLRELQNKEPLTELLAHLQRINAEMAAQKSVARRPILLKIAPDITDGQLDDILEVIDACDIDGIIATNTTIERDDLHTPGQDELGPGGVSGRPVRQRSVELIRRIYTLTEGRLPIIGVGGIFTAEDALETIRAGASLVQVWTGFIYEGPSAIRRINRGLERACKENGWANIREAVGVDAHPKAIPEVAQ, from the coding sequence GTGCTCTATAAAAAAGTCGTTCGTCCCATTCTCTTTCGATTCGACCCCGAGTCGGTGCACCATTTTGTGATGAAGTGGTTGCGCGTGGCGCTGGGGTTGTCGTTTGTGCGCGCTATCGTCAAGCGGTGGTGTTGTGTGCACACCTCTTCACTCGAGCAGACGATGTGGGGGCTCGAGTTCGACAATCCCGTGGGCTTGGCCGCCGGCTTCGACAAAAACGCCGAGCACTTCAACGAGCTGGCCTCATTGGGCTTTGGCTATGTCGAAATCGGCACGGTCACCGGGGAAGGGCAGGTCGGCAACGAGCGCCCTCGCATGTTTCGACTCCCCGAGGACCGCGGGTTGCTCAATCGCATGGGCTTCAACAACCACGGAAGCTCGGTGGTGGCTGCTAGGCTCGCCAAAAAGCGCATCGAGCCGCTCCTGGGCGTCAATATCGGCAAGACCAAGGTGGTGCCGCTCGATGAAGCTCCTGCCGATTACGAAAAGAGCTTTCGCAGGCTCTTCGACTTCGCGCGGTACTTCGTCGTCAACGTCAGCTCCCCCAACACCCCGGGGCTGCGCGAGCTACAGAACAAAGAGCCGCTGACCGAATTGTTGGCCCACCTGCAGCGAATCAACGCCGAGATGGCCGCCCAAAAGAGCGTGGCGCGCCGCCCGATCTTGCTCAAGATTGCGCCCGACATCACCGACGGACAACTCGACGACATCCTCGAGGTGATCGACGCGTGTGATATCGACGGCATCATCGCGACGAATACGACCATCGAGCGCGACGATTTGCACACGCCGGGTCAAGACGAACTCGGCCCCGGCGGTGTGTCCGGTCGACCCGTTCGGCAGCGCTCGGTCGAGCTGATCCGCCGCATCTACACGCTGACCGAAGGTCGACTGCCGATCATCGGAGTTGGCGGCATCTTTACCGCCGAGGACGCCCTCGAGACGATTCGTGCAGGGGCGAGCCTGGTCCAGGTTTGGACCGGCTTTATCTACGAAGGTCCCAGCGCGATTCGACGCATCAACCGCGGCCTCGAGCGTGCGTGCAAAGAGAACGGTTGGGCGAATATTCGGGAGGCCGTCGGCGTCGATGCTCATCCCAAGGCCATCCCCGAGGTTGCTCAGTAG
- a CDS encoding Fur family transcriptional regulator, protein MGDTDTTVATASSTAEQMSGGALDAGLSRLKSAGYRLTPQRKAILELFDGEPEHMTPQQIFGRLEDTVPSLSLATVYNTLELFEDVGIVARINAHDGQTYFDPTVEPHHHAVCDHCGEIFDVQLESDSLQQLITTSRTLHADDTEFVVETATVWLRGVCSPCRR, encoded by the coding sequence ATGGGTGATACCGATACAACCGTAGCGACCGCGTCGAGCACCGCCGAGCAGATGAGTGGCGGCGCGCTCGACGCGGGCCTCTCGCGGCTGAAGAGCGCTGGTTATCGGCTCACGCCGCAGCGCAAAGCGATCCTGGAACTGTTTGACGGGGAGCCCGAGCATATGACGCCCCAGCAGATTTTTGGGCGTCTGGAAGACACGGTGCCCAGCCTGTCGCTGGCGACCGTCTACAACACGCTCGAGCTCTTCGAGGATGTCGGCATCGTCGCACGCATCAATGCCCACGACGGGCAGACCTATTTCGATCCGACCGTCGAGCCCCACCACCACGCCGTGTGTGACCACTGCGGCGAGATTTTCGACGTGCAGCTCGAGTCGGACTCCCTCCAACAGCTGATCACGACCTCGCGCACGCTACACGCGGATGACACCGAATTTGTCGTCGAGACCGCCACGGTCTGGCTTCGAGGTGTCTGCTCACCGTGTCGGCGTTAG
- a CDS encoding SpoVR family protein, with the protein MRTVKTIPLHLRDIIQEIREVAKEEYGLDFFETIFEMVDYKQMNEIAAYGGFPTRYPHWRFGMEYEQLSKSSEYGLSKIYEMVINNDPSYAYLLEGNNLVDQKTVIAHVYAHVDFFKNNYYFSKTNRKMVDEMANHGARIRRYVDRRGIEKVEDFIDTCLSLDNLIDYYSPFIERRRKKERDHDDEPRAREIPKFKAKDYMDEYINPQDYIEEQKRKLQEEAERLKKFPPDPEKDVMLFLLEHAPLEGWEADILSIIREEAYYFAPQGQTKIMNEGWASYWHSKILTERVLTDAEIIDFADINSKVMFSGQGQLNPYKLGVALYRDIEERWNKGKFGKEWDEVDDLERKSNWDKQLGLGRKKIFEVRKLYNDVTFIDEFMTEEFARENKMFTFGYNRKTGNWEIESREFKKIKEKLLTQLTNFGQPFIYVKDGNFKNRGELLLHHKFDGTPLRLDYAQGVLEALQRVWKRPVNIETISDDKGVLLSYDGTDHKQSAFDYEPI; encoded by the coding sequence ATGCGTACCGTCAAGACAATCCCGCTGCACCTGCGTGACATCATCCAGGAGATCCGCGAGGTCGCCAAAGAGGAGTACGGGCTCGATTTCTTCGAGACGATCTTCGAGATGGTCGACTACAAGCAGATGAACGAAATCGCCGCCTACGGCGGTTTCCCCACGCGCTATCCGCACTGGCGCTTCGGCATGGAGTACGAGCAGCTCTCCAAGAGCTCGGAGTACGGCCTGTCGAAGATCTACGAGATGGTCATCAACAACGACCCCTCGTACGCCTATCTGCTCGAGGGCAACAACCTAGTCGACCAGAAGACGGTCATCGCCCACGTGTACGCCCACGTCGACTTCTTCAAGAACAACTACTACTTCTCGAAGACCAATCGAAAGATGGTCGACGAGATGGCCAACCACGGCGCGCGGATTCGCCGCTACGTCGACCGGCGCGGCATCGAGAAGGTCGAGGACTTCATCGACACCTGCCTGTCGCTGGATAACCTCATCGATTACTACAGTCCGTTCATCGAGCGTCGCCGCAAAAAGGAGCGCGACCATGATGACGAGCCGAGAGCGCGGGAGATCCCCAAGTTCAAGGCCAAGGACTACATGGATGAGTACATCAACCCGCAGGACTACATCGAAGAGCAGAAGCGCAAGCTCCAAGAGGAGGCCGAGCGGCTCAAGAAGTTCCCGCCCGATCCCGAAAAGGACGTGATGCTCTTTTTGCTCGAGCACGCGCCGCTGGAGGGTTGGGAGGCCGACATCTTGTCGATCATCCGCGAAGAGGCGTACTACTTCGCCCCGCAGGGCCAGACCAAGATCATGAACGAGGGCTGGGCAAGTTACTGGCACTCCAAGATCTTGACCGAGCGGGTGTTGACCGACGCCGAGATCATCGACTTTGCCGACATCAACTCCAAGGTCATGTTCAGCGGCCAGGGCCAGCTCAACCCCTACAAGCTGGGCGTGGCGCTGTACCGCGACATCGAGGAGCGCTGGAACAAAGGCAAGTTCGGCAAAGAGTGGGACGAGGTCGACGATTTGGAGCGCAAGTCCAACTGGGACAAGCAGCTCGGCCTCGGGCGCAAAAAGATCTTCGAGGTTCGCAAGCTCTACAACGATGTGACCTTCATCGACGAGTTCATGACCGAGGAGTTCGCCCGCGAGAACAAGATGTTCACCTTCGGCTACAACCGAAAGACGGGCAACTGGGAGATCGAGAGCCGCGAGTTCAAGAAGATCAAAGAGAAGTTGTTGACTCAGTTGACAAACTTTGGCCAACCCTTCATTTACGTGAAGGACGGCAACTTCAAGAACCGCGGTGAGCTTCTGCTCCACCACAAGTTCGACGGCACGCCGCTTCGTCTCGACTACGCCCAAGGGGTGCTCGAGGCGTTGCAGCGAGTCTGGAAGCGGCCGGTCAACATCGAGACGATCTCCGACGACAAGGGCGTGTTGCTGTCCTACGACGGCACCGACCACAAGCAGTCCGCGTTCGATTACGAGCCCATCTGA
- a CDS encoding DUF444 family protein — protein MTELNKIKQDHRRFKQIVRGKIKRNLRKYMSQGELTGKQGKDVVKVPIPRIDIPRFRYGDKNTGGVGQGEGEPGDVIGQGDQAPGQGGEAGSEEGEHGIEVDVPLDELAEIMGEELELPNIEPRGKKRIETIREKYSGLRRTGPESLRHFKETYKEALKRQMALGDYDPDNPVILPTKEDVRYRSWKVTELPESNAVILYMMDVSGSMGDEQKEIVRIESFWIDTWLRSQYKGIESRYIIHDATAKEVDRHTFFHTRESGGTMISSAYKLCMKILEKDYPAEEWNVYPFHFSDGDNWSVDDTAECMKILNEGVLPRANMFCYGQVESPYGSGQFIKDLDEHFEGTERVTLSEIKNRDAIYDSIKEFLGKGL, from the coding sequence ATGACTGAACTGAATAAAATCAAGCAGGACCACCGCCGTTTCAAGCAGATCGTGCGTGGCAAGATCAAGCGCAACCTGCGCAAATACATGAGCCAGGGCGAGCTGACGGGCAAGCAGGGCAAAGACGTGGTCAAGGTGCCCATCCCGCGCATCGACATCCCCCGGTTTCGCTACGGCGATAAGAATACCGGCGGCGTCGGCCAGGGCGAGGGCGAGCCGGGTGACGTCATCGGCCAGGGCGATCAGGCCCCGGGCCAGGGCGGCGAGGCCGGCAGCGAAGAGGGCGAGCACGGCATCGAAGTCGATGTCCCGTTGGACGAACTCGCCGAGATCATGGGCGAGGAGCTCGAGCTTCCCAACATCGAGCCGCGCGGCAAAAAGCGCATCGAGACGATCCGCGAGAAGTACAGCGGCCTGCGACGCACCGGTCCTGAGAGCCTTCGCCACTTCAAAGAGACCTACAAGGAAGCGTTGAAGCGCCAGATGGCGCTGGGCGACTACGACCCGGACAACCCGGTCATTCTGCCGACCAAAGAGGACGTGCGCTATCGCTCTTGGAAGGTCACCGAGCTTCCCGAGTCGAATGCCGTCATTCTGTACATGATGGACGTCTCCGGCTCGATGGGCGACGAGCAAAAAGAGATCGTGCGCATCGAGTCGTTCTGGATCGATACGTGGCTCAGAAGCCAGTACAAAGGCATCGAGAGCCGCTACATCATCCACGACGCCACGGCCAAAGAGGTCGACCGCCACACCTTCTTCCACACCCGGGAGTCGGGCGGCACGATGATCTCGAGCGCCTACAAGCTGTGCATGAAGATCCTCGAGAAGGACTATCCGGCCGAGGAATGGAACGTCTACCCGTTCCACTTCTCCGACGGCGACAACTGGTCGGTCGATGACACCGCCGAGTGTATGAAGATCCTCAACGAGGGCGTGCTTCCTCGGGCGAACATGTTCTGCTACGGCCAGGTCGAGTCACCCTACGGCTCCGGGCAGTTCATCAAGGACCTCGACGAGCATTTTGAAGGCACCGAGCGAGTCACGCTCTCGGAGATCAAGAACCGCGACGCGATCTACGACTCGATCAAAGAATTTTTGGGCAAGGGCCTCTAA